The following coding sequences lie in one Polynucleobacter necessarius genomic window:
- the infB gene encoding translation initiation factor IF-2 encodes MATIVKVLAKELKRTAPDLLEQLKAAGIEKGSEDDSITEKDKTILLEHLQKAHGSADTGARKKITLIKRESSEIRQADSAGRMRTVQVEVRKKRVLVKAGDKASEETPVAPVKEVAPAAPAKPIISEQELEKRAAEATRQAELLARQEAEMKAAEEARQKEVAAPVVAKEEAPVDEAPAAAAAAADKKAVADKTAKELAASKEKELADIRVRRAAAEAEALAIRDMMSAPARVLKAPSKIAAEEAKKGTLHKPAKVEGADDKKKAVVKVGGKTIKSSETSSTWQEEGAKKPGGLKTRGDSSGGVGGWRSGGGRKKQRQIAEVNVDTNFQVPIEPVVRDVHVPETITVAELAHAMAVKSAEVIKLLMGMGQMVTINQVLDQDTAMIIVEEMGHKAHAAKLDDPDLDLGTDGHDAELLPRPPVVTVMGHVDHGKTSLLDKIRAAKVATGEAGGITQHIGAYHVETPRGMITFLDTPGHEAFTAMRARGAKATDIVILVVAADDGVMPQTKEAIHHAVAGGVPLVVAINKIDKLEANSERVKTELVAEQVVPEEYGGDVPFIPVSAKTGEGIDALLENVLLQAEILELKAPKDAPAQGLVIEARLDKGKGPVATVLVQSGTLKRGDMLLAGSTFGRVRAMMDENGKPCNEAGPSIPVEIQGLSEVPAAGEAVQVVPDERKAREIALFRQRKFRDVKLAKRQAVKLETMMENMGEGAIEAKLLPLIIKADVQGSQEALSQSLMKLSTPEVKVQIVHAAVGGITETDVNLAVASKAVVIGFNSRAAAAARELAEKNGVDIRYHNIIYNAVDEVKLALSGMLTPDKKEEITGLVEIRQVFLVSKVGAIAGCLVVDGIVKRTSSVRLLRDNVVIWTGELDSLKRFKDDAKEVRAGVECGLSLKGYNDIKEGDQLEVFEVTEVARSL; translated from the coding sequence ATGGCAACAATAGTAAAAGTACTCGCTAAAGAATTAAAACGTACCGCGCCAGACCTCTTGGAGCAGTTGAAGGCGGCCGGTATCGAAAAAGGTTCTGAGGACGATAGCATTACCGAAAAAGATAAAACAATCCTACTCGAGCATTTGCAGAAAGCGCATGGTAGTGCTGATACTGGCGCTCGCAAGAAGATCACTTTGATCAAGCGAGAGAGTTCAGAAATTCGTCAAGCAGATTCTGCTGGTCGCATGCGCACTGTGCAAGTTGAGGTTCGGAAAAAGCGTGTGCTCGTTAAGGCAGGCGATAAGGCTTCTGAGGAAACTCCAGTTGCGCCAGTTAAAGAAGTAGCTCCGGCTGCACCTGCCAAGCCAATTATTTCTGAACAAGAGCTGGAAAAGCGCGCAGCTGAAGCTACTCGTCAAGCTGAATTGTTAGCTCGCCAAGAGGCTGAAATGAAGGCGGCTGAAGAGGCGCGTCAAAAGGAGGTTGCTGCTCCTGTAGTTGCTAAAGAAGAGGCTCCAGTAGATGAGGCTCCTGCCGCCGCAGCGGCTGCCGCAGATAAAAAAGCAGTGGCTGATAAGACAGCTAAAGAGTTGGCTGCAAGCAAAGAAAAAGAGTTAGCAGATATTCGTGTGCGTCGTGCAGCTGCCGAAGCAGAAGCTTTAGCCATTCGCGACATGATGAGCGCTCCCGCTCGCGTTCTAAAAGCGCCGAGTAAGATTGCAGCTGAAGAAGCGAAAAAAGGCACCTTGCATAAACCTGCAAAAGTTGAGGGCGCCGATGACAAGAAGAAAGCAGTTGTTAAAGTTGGTGGCAAAACCATTAAGTCTTCTGAAACATCATCTACATGGCAAGAAGAAGGCGCTAAGAAACCTGGCGGATTAAAGACTCGTGGCGATTCATCAGGCGGTGTTGGTGGTTGGCGTTCAGGTGGCGGTCGCAAGAAGCAACGCCAAATTGCTGAAGTGAACGTGGATACGAACTTCCAAGTACCTATTGAGCCTGTAGTGCGTGATGTTCATGTGCCAGAAACAATTACTGTTGCTGAGTTAGCTCATGCAATGGCAGTCAAGAGTGCAGAAGTGATCAAGTTGTTGATGGGTATGGGCCAAATGGTTACCATTAATCAAGTGCTTGATCAAGATACTGCGATGATCATCGTGGAAGAAATGGGCCATAAGGCGCATGCCGCGAAATTGGATGATCCAGATTTAGATTTGGGTACCGATGGACATGATGCGGAGTTGTTGCCACGTCCTCCAGTTGTTACTGTTATGGGACACGTTGATCACGGTAAAACTTCTTTGCTCGATAAGATTCGTGCTGCAAAGGTGGCGACTGGTGAAGCTGGTGGCATTACTCAGCATATTGGCGCATACCACGTAGAAACTCCACGCGGCATGATTACTTTCTTAGATACCCCAGGTCACGAAGCCTTTACGGCAATGCGTGCTCGTGGTGCTAAGGCAACTGATATTGTTATTTTGGTTGTAGCTGCCGATGACGGTGTGATGCCGCAAACTAAAGAAGCGATTCACCATGCAGTAGCAGGCGGAGTGCCTTTGGTGGTTGCTATTAACAAGATTGATAAACTAGAAGCCAATTCTGAGCGCGTTAAAACCGAGTTGGTTGCAGAGCAAGTAGTTCCAGAAGAGTACGGTGGCGATGTTCCATTTATTCCTGTATCAGCCAAAACTGGCGAAGGCATCGATGCTTTGCTAGAGAACGTTCTCTTGCAAGCTGAAATCTTGGAATTGAAAGCACCGAAAGATGCTCCTGCTCAAGGTTTAGTGATTGAAGCCCGTTTGGATAAAGGTAAGGGACCAGTTGCCACTGTATTGGTTCAGTCTGGCACGCTTAAGCGTGGTGATATGTTGTTGGCTGGCTCTACATTTGGACGCGTGCGCGCCATGATGGACGAGAACGGTAAGCCTTGTAATGAAGCTGGCCCATCTATACCTGTAGAGATTCAAGGTTTATCAGAAGTACCTGCAGCTGGTGAGGCAGTACAAGTTGTTCCTGATGAGCGTAAAGCACGTGAAATCGCTTTGTTCCGCCAACGCAAGTTCCGCGATGTGAAGCTTGCTAAACGGCAAGCAGTCAAGCTTGAAACCATGATGGAAAACATGGGTGAGGGAGCAATTGAAGCTAAATTGTTGCCACTGATTATCAAGGCAGACGTACAAGGCTCTCAAGAGGCATTATCTCAGTCGCTCATGAAACTCTCTACACCAGAAGTGAAGGTTCAGATCGTTCATGCTGCTGTAGGTGGCATTACTGAAACTGATGTGAACTTAGCGGTTGCATCTAAAGCAGTCGTGATTGGCTTTAACTCTCGTGCTGCTGCAGCAGCACGAGAGTTGGCCGAGAAAAATGGTGTTGATATCCGATATCACAACATTATTTATAACGCGGTTGATGAAGTGAAATTAGCTCTGAGCGGTATGTTGACTCCAGATAAGAAAGAGGAGATCACTGGCCTTGTAGAGATTCGTCAAGTCTTCTTGGTGTCTAAAGTTGGCGCCATTGCAGGTTGCTTGGTAGTGGACGGTATCGTTAAGCGCACATCTAGTGTTCGCCTCTTGCGTGACAACGTCGTTATTTGGACTGGTGAGTTGGATTCCCTTAAGCGCTTTAAAGATGACGCTAAAGAAGTTCGTGCCGGTGTTGAGTGTGGTTTGTCATTAAAAGGTTATAACGACATCAAAGAAGGCGATCAGCTTGAAGTGTTCGAAGTCACTGAAGTTGCTCGTTCACTCTAA
- the rbfA gene encoding 30S ribosome-binding factor RbfA, producing the protein MHKTSPHRNQRLADQIQRDLAELIPRELRSPSLGLITLQSIELTPDLAHAKVFFTVLGAEPEHALKALQEKAGYLHSLLFKRLHIHTVPTLHFHYDSSVEHGIEMFRLIDQAVESDHKDETK; encoded by the coding sequence ATGCACAAGACTAGTCCGCATCGTAACCAGAGGCTTGCCGATCAAATTCAGCGAGACCTAGCCGAGCTTATCCCTCGTGAATTACGTAGTCCGAGTTTGGGCTTGATTACTTTGCAAAGTATCGAGCTCACTCCCGATTTAGCTCATGCTAAGGTGTTCTTTACTGTTTTGGGTGCAGAACCTGAACATGCTTTAAAGGCGCTTCAGGAAAAAGCAGGTTATTTACATTCACTATTGTTTAAGCGTTTGCATATTCACACTGTTCCTACTTTGCATTTTCACTATGACAGCTCAGTTGAGCACGGCATAGAAATGTTTCGATTGATCGACCAGGCTGTAGAGAGCGATCACAAAGACGAGACTAAGTAA
- the truB gene encoding tRNA pseudouridine(55) synthase TruB has protein sequence MSIRIDGVVLLDKPAGMSSQGAVTAVKRAFNADKAGHTGTLDPMATGLLPICLGEATKYSQDLLEANKTYIARVRFGSRTDTGDAEGVTIEELPLPAFTSDAEIQLALEALLPKFTGAISQVPPMYSALKRDGKPLYEYARAGVELERAPRDITIHSICWTDVTWPEASLEVSCSKGTYIRVLAEDLGNALGCGAHLVGLRRTEVGHLNLEQSFTIESIQSGLQNSANYILPVDALLQTLPHLTVDEQQAKRLEMGQRVPLNLPSVEALVRIYRATAAPHNFIGTADWRSGVLHPKRVISQAH, from the coding sequence ATGTCTATACGAATTGACGGCGTAGTGCTTCTTGATAAACCTGCTGGGATGAGCTCGCAGGGTGCAGTAACTGCTGTTAAACGTGCTTTCAACGCAGATAAGGCTGGTCATACCGGAACTCTAGATCCTATGGCCACTGGATTATTGCCAATCTGCTTAGGTGAGGCAACCAAGTATTCGCAAGACTTGCTTGAGGCTAACAAAACTTATATTGCGCGCGTGAGATTTGGATCGCGTACTGATACTGGTGATGCAGAAGGTGTCACCATTGAAGAATTACCTCTACCAGCATTTACATCCGATGCTGAAATTCAACTTGCATTAGAGGCCTTGCTTCCAAAATTTACTGGTGCAATTTCACAAGTACCTCCAATGTATTCTGCGCTTAAGCGCGACGGTAAGCCATTGTATGAGTATGCTCGTGCTGGTGTTGAATTAGAACGTGCTCCACGTGATATCACGATTCATTCTATTTGCTGGACTGATGTTACTTGGCCAGAAGCTTCTTTAGAAGTTAGCTGTAGCAAGGGAACTTATATTCGTGTTTTGGCAGAAGATTTAGGCAATGCTCTTGGATGCGGCGCTCACCTCGTGGGGCTGCGACGTACTGAAGTGGGGCACCTCAATCTAGAGCAGTCCTTTACGATTGAATCCATTCAAAGTGGTTTGCAAAATAGCGCTAACTATATTTTGCCGGTTGACGCGCTCTTACAAACGTTACCTCACCTCACGGTTGATGAGCAGCAAGCAAAGCGTTTGGAGATGGGGCAACGAGTTCCACTCAACTTACCATCCGTTGAAGCTTTAGTGCGTATTTATCGTGCTACAGCTGCTCCTCACAACTTTATAGGCACTGCCGATTGGCGTTCTGGGGTTTTACATCCTAAGCGCGTGATTTCGCAGGCTCATTAA